The following proteins come from a genomic window of Coffea arabica cultivar ET-39 chromosome 11c, Coffea Arabica ET-39 HiFi, whole genome shotgun sequence:
- the LOC113716612 gene encoding protein indeterminate-domain 4, chloroplastic-like has translation MKDYYHQLEMRNKKESETMAASSSALFLAMRNGEDHIKSKQHHSAGPSSSSAPPPPPPDQQQKRRRNQPGTPNPEAEVIALSPHTLMATNRFVCEVCNKGFQREQNLQLHRRGHNLPWKLKQKTTKEVKRKVYLCPEPTCVHHHPSRALGDLTGIKKHYSRKHGEKKYKCNKCAKKYAVHSDWKAHTKTCGTREYKCDCGTLFSRRDSFITHRAFCDALAQESARNPPPLGIGASQLFGSSSNSSTMSMDMSQIGSQMSAGQDHDHQNQPKADMLRLGSARSTGVTGQFDNLIGSSMGSALRPSKSMASSSYFLPESDQEDYHLENHSQHEFFSNKTLHHGLMQFSDLQNNSSASAGSSFFNLSIFPSSSNAGNLGNNSPNSTSNISSSFLFSNLCNSSHHHHASGSSNGGSTLFSDHLVRQHLSSASIPSHYSTSIQSNNISPYMSATALLQKAAQLSSTTSNSTGAFLKSFTSGASSSGTKPDPDPISSTQFGGIFGDYNTGNHIYEFMSSITGPRSSIFRPFGGAPHEHDYGYSATKLNFGEQSLRHRSPSFSNLEQASKMQQNLGVRFGGADQGLTRDFLGVGPAGELVRSMSGGGFGQREHGVEIKPLDSERKTAPESPPFGGGVNFR, from the exons ATGAAAGACTATTATCATCAGCTGGAGATgaggaacaagaaagaaagtgaaACCATGGCGGCATCTTCATCAGCACTTTTTCTAGCAATGAGGAATGGAGAAGATCACATCAAAAGCAAACAACACCATTCTGCAGGACCATCTTCATCATcagcaccaccaccaccaccaccagacCAACAACAAAAGAGGAGAAGAAACCAGCCAGGAACCCCAA ATCCAGAAGCAGAAGTCATAGCACTATCACCCCACACCCTAATGGCAACAAACAGGTTTGTATGTGAGGTGTGCAACAAGGGGTTCCAAAGGGAACAAAATCTTCAACTGCACAGAAGAGGACATAACCTCCCTTGGAAGCTTAAGCAGAAGACTACAAAAGAAGTGAAGCGCAAGGTGTATCTGTGTCCCGAGCCGACTTGCGTGCACCATCACCCTTCAAGGGCTCTTGGTGACCTCACAGGAATCAAGAAACACTACTCAAGAAAACATGGTGAGAAGAAGTACAAGTGTAACAAGTGCGCAAAGAAGTATGCTGTTCACTCTGACTGGAAAGCCCACACAAAAACCTGTGGTACTAGGGAGTACAAATGTGACTGTGGAACTCTTTTCTCAAG GCGGGACAGTTTCATCACTCACAGAGCTTTTTGTGATGCACTTGCTCAAGAAAGTGCAAGGAACCCACCCCCATTGGGAATTGGTGCGAGCCAACTATTTGGTAGCAGTAGCAACAGCAGCACCATGAGCATGGACATGTCTCAAATTGGTTCCCAAATGTCTGCAGGGCAAGATCATGATCATCAGAACCAGCCAAAGGCTGATATGCTACGCCTAGGAAGTGCAAGGAGTACTGGAGTCACTGGGCAATTTGATAACCTAATCGGATCATCAATGGGTTCGGCTCTTCGCCCGTCAAAATCCATGGCTTCTTCTAGCTACTTCTTGCCAGAATCTGATCAGGAAGATTATCATCTGGAGAATCATTCTCAACATGAGTTTTTCTCTAACAAAACTCTTCATCATGGCCTGATGCAATTTTCTGATCTTCAGAACAATTCAAGCGCTTCTGCTGGTTCGAGTTTTTTTAACCTTAGCATTTTCCCAAGCAGCAGCAATGCTGGTAACTTAGGTAACAACAGTCCCAACAGCACCAGCAACATATCTTCGAGCTTCCTGTTTTCAAACTTATGCAACAGCAGCCACCATCATCATGCAAGTGGAAGTAGCAATGGAGGGTCGACCTTATTCTCTGATCATCTTGTTCGCCAGCACCTGAGCTCTGCCTCCATCCCTTCTCACTACAGCACTTCGATTCAAAGCAATAACATTAGCCCATATATGTCAGCAACTGCCCTGCTTCAAAAGGCTGCTCAACTGAGCTCAACAACCAGCAACTCTACCGGGGCTTTCCTAAAATCCTTCACAAGCGGGGCGTCCTCTAGTGGCACAAAACCTGATCCAGACCCTATTAGTTCAACTCAATTTGGAGGCATCTTTGGCGATTACAACACTGGAAACCATATCTATGAGTTCATGAGTTCCATCACCGGTCCAAGGTCCTCCATTTTCAGACCCTTTGGTGGAGCTCCACATGAGCATGACTATGGATATAGTGCTACTAAGCTCAACTTTGGTGAACAATCTCTGAGACACAGAAGCCCAAGTTTCTCCAACCTGGAACAAGCTAGTAAAATGCAGCAGAATCTTGGGGTTAGGTTTGGAGGAGCCGATCAAGGGCTAACAAGAGACTTTCTTGGTGTTGGACCTGCTGGAGAGCTTGTGAGAAGCATGAGTGGAGGAGGGTTTGGGCAGAGGGAGCATGGAGTGGAGATTAAGCCATTGGATTCAGAGAGAAAGACTGCTCCCGAAAGCCCTCCTTTTGGGGGAGGGGTGAATTTTCGTTGA